The genomic DNA TATTGAATTCTCTTTCTATTAGATATAGGATCCCACAATGGAAGCCCTCTACTTAACAATACCAATGGCAATGTGTATTGCCGCTTTTTTTCTTTATGTCTTTATTACTGCCTTTCGCAAAGGGCAATTTGAAGACATAGAATCTCCCAAA from Leptospira congkakensis includes the following:
- a CDS encoding cbb3-type cytochrome oxidase assembly protein, whose amino-acid sequence is MEALYLTIPMAMCIAAFFLYVFITAFRKGQFEDIESPKYRMFFEEEYPQSSNQNKPNSPDGPTSKS